From a single Candidatus Kryptoniota bacterium genomic region:
- the pyrB gene encoding aspartate carbamoyltransferase translates to MKLDHIIESQQFTVPMLMELFKMSDDMERVVARGGTDDYRNKLMALLFYEHSTRTRFSFESAMMRLGGKVIGTESAHQFSSVMHGETLEDTVRVVSNYSDVIVLRHSEIGSCARAAAVSSVPIINAGDGKGGQHPTQALLDLYTIYRETKTIDGVRIAMVGNLADGRTVRSLAYLLGKFERVKLYFVAPKSLQMKQDIIDYLSHHNVWYTAEDELRKVIGEVDVVYMTRLEAAQRDGIESGKFYLDESVMRYLPHKSIVMHPLPRSNEISPTIDGDPRAAYFRQTKNGIFVRMALLVSLLGR, encoded by the coding sequence ATGAAATTGGATCACATTATCGAATCGCAACAGTTCACGGTCCCGATGCTGATGGAACTCTTCAAGATGTCAGATGATATGGAACGCGTAGTTGCCAGGGGCGGGACCGACGACTACAGGAACAAGCTGATGGCACTTCTTTTCTACGAGCATTCTACGAGGACCAGGTTCTCTTTCGAATCGGCAATGATGAGGTTGGGTGGAAAAGTTATCGGAACCGAAAGCGCTCACCAGTTTTCGTCTGTAATGCACGGCGAAACACTCGAGGATACTGTTCGTGTCGTGAGCAATTATTCCGACGTCATCGTTCTGCGACACAGCGAGATCGGCTCGTGCGCGAGAGCTGCCGCAGTCTCTTCTGTCCCCATCATAAATGCCGGAGACGGTAAAGGCGGACAACACCCTACACAGGCGTTGCTCGATCTATACACCATCTATCGCGAAACAAAAACAATTGACGGCGTCAGGATCGCTATGGTGGGAAACCTTGCGGACGGGAGAACTGTCAGATCACTCGCTTACCTCCTCGGAAAATTTGAGCGGGTGAAACTCTACTTCGTAGCGCCTAAAAGTTTACAGATGAAACAGGATATCATTGACTACCTCTCGCATCATAATGTCTGGTACACAGCTGAGGATGAACTCCGAAAGGTGATCGGAGAGGTCGATGTAGTATATATGACCAGACTTGAGGCAGCGCAACGAGACGGGATCGAATCGGGGAAATTTTATCTCGATGAATCGGTGATGAGGTATTTGCCGCACAAGTCGATAGTCATGCATCCGCTTCCGCGTTCAAATGAGATATCTCCGACGATTGATGGTGATCCGCGAGCTGCGTACTTCCGCCAAACTAAGAACGGCATCTTCGTGAGAATGGCTCTTCTTGTGTCGCTTCTCGGGCGCTAA
- the panD gene encoding aspartate 1-decarboxylase, translating into MLITLCKSKIHRAHVTQAELYYEGSLTVDTQLLEVSGIQPYEKVQVVNVNNGERFETYTIPGKKNSGIVCLNGPAARLGSVGDEIVIISYAEYDQKEAKGFQPTVVLVDDKNKIKKVIKGHLEDKPGNT; encoded by the coding sequence TTGCTGATCACACTGTGCAAATCGAAAATTCACCGCGCGCATGTCACACAAGCGGAACTCTATTACGAAGGAAGCCTGACCGTGGACACTCAACTTCTGGAAGTCTCAGGCATCCAGCCGTACGAGAAGGTGCAGGTTGTCAACGTGAATAACGGTGAGCGATTCGAAACCTACACAATTCCGGGCAAGAAAAATTCAGGCATTGTCTGCCTGAACGGGCCGGCCGCGCGTCTTGGAAGCGTCGGTGATGAAATTGTGATTATATCGTACGCTGAGTATGATCAAAAGGAAGCAAAAGGATTCCAACCCACCGTCGTTCTCGTGGATGACAAAAACAAAATAAAGAAGGTGATCAAGGGTCACCTCGAAGACAAGCCGGGTAACACGTGA